In Drosophila pseudoobscura strain MV-25-SWS-2005 chromosome 4, UCI_Dpse_MV25, whole genome shotgun sequence, the following proteins share a genomic window:
- the zuc gene encoding mitochondrial cardiolipin hydrolase — protein sequence MNIVAIFENHPIVATVTVFASTGLAAELIVKAIKYVRSKTRRRRVHEVLFFNELGEICNKEHQSHGTQSAPKTFECKNKHCSLRQLEKISMLIDEAQYSIDICIYTFTCTDLFLAINRALDRGVSIRMISDHEMAYSSKSKVLKLANLGVPLRGPFTTKSMMHHKFCVIDGVARVQEIMGLKKCKWPRPYESVLISGSVNWTYNGFVGNFENCTITSDEILACQFQEEFNRMWKAFLVKE from the coding sequence CACCGGCTTAGCCGCGGAGCTAATAGTGAAAGCAATAAAATATGTACGCAGCAAGACGCGACGCCGTCGGGTCCACGAGGTTCTCTTTTTCAACGAACTGGGAGAAATTTGTAACAAGGAGCATCAGAGCCACGGTACGCAATCAGCCCCCAAAACTtttgaatgcaaaaacaagCACTGCAGCTTGAGACAATTGGAGAAGATTTCTATGCTGATCGATGAGGCTCAATACTCTATtgatatatgcatatacacatTCACTTGTACGGATTTATTCTTGGCCATAAACCGCGCGCTGGATCGAGGAGTGTCCATTCGCATGATCAGCGATCACGAAATGGCCTATTCCAGTAAATCGAAGGTACTGAAACTGGCTAACCTCGGTGTGCCCCTGCGCGGACCTTTCACAACCAAATCCATGATGCACCACAAATTCTGCGTGATCGACGGCGTGGCCCGGGTGCAAGAGATTATGGGACTCAAGAAGTGCAAATGGCCACGGCCCTACGAAAGCGTCCTGATAAGCGGCTCTGTCAACTGGACATATAATGGATTCGTTGGAAATTTCGAGAACTGCACGATTACCTCAGACGAGATTTTGGCTTGTCAATTCCAGGAGGAGTTCAACCGCATGTGGAAAGCTTTTTTGGTGAAGGAGTAG
- the LOC6903069 gene encoding uncharacterized protein, with product MEISKKSKKSKNAKKDSTLTLKLTALQKKKKEVARVLTLKHEILFKSSVSYLEYLELRAEIERLNGLKDNFTRRVDKLKQQAK from the exons ATGGAGATCAGTAAA AAATCGAAGAAATCAAAGAACGCGAAGAAAGACTCGACACTCACACTAAAGCTCACGGCActccaaaaaaagaaaaaagaggtCGCACGCGTTCTCACCCTGAAACACGAAATCCTTTTCAAATCCTCTGTTTCCTATTTGGAGTACCTGGAGCTGCGCGCCGAAATAGAGCGTCTCAATGGCCTCAAGGATAACTTTACGCGACGCGTCGacaaattaaaacaacaaGCTAAATAG